A DNA window from Citrobacter tructae contains the following coding sequences:
- the ddpC gene encoding D,D-dipeptide ABC transporter permease, translating into MMLSQETPAASPTARRRRDWAKLFWMMKSSPLTLIGGVIIVLMLLMMVLSPWITPYDPNTIDLNARLLPPSAAHWFGTDEVGRDLFSRVLVGSQQSIVAGLVVVGIAGGIGSLVGCLSGVMGGRADAIIMRMMDVMLSIPSLVLTMALAAALGPSLFNAMLAIAIVRIPFYVRLARGQTLVVRQFTYVQAARTYGASRWHLISWHILRNSLPPLIVQASLDIGSAILMAATLGFIGLGAQQPSAEWGAMVAIGRNYVLDQWWYCAFPGAAILITAVGFNLFGDGIRDLLDPKAGGKQS; encoded by the coding sequence ATGATGCTCTCGCAAGAAACGCCCGCCGCCTCGCCAACCGCCCGCCGCCGCCGTGACTGGGCAAAGTTGTTCTGGATGATGAAAAGCAGCCCGCTAACGCTGATTGGTGGGGTGATCATCGTGCTGATGCTGTTAATGATGGTGCTGTCACCGTGGATAACACCTTACGATCCCAACACCATTGACCTGAACGCGCGTTTGCTGCCGCCATCTGCCGCGCACTGGTTTGGTACCGATGAGGTGGGACGCGATCTGTTTAGTCGTGTGCTGGTTGGCAGCCAGCAGTCGATCGTCGCCGGACTGGTGGTGGTAGGCATCGCCGGCGGAATTGGCTCGCTGGTCGGCTGTCTGTCCGGCGTGATGGGGGGACGTGCTGATGCGATTATTATGCGCATGATGGACGTGATGCTGTCGATCCCCTCACTGGTGCTGACGATGGCGCTTGCCGCCGCGCTGGGACCCAGCCTGTTTAACGCCATGCTGGCTATTGCGATTGTGCGTATTCCTTTCTACGTGCGCCTGGCCCGTGGGCAAACGTTGGTGGTACGCCAGTTTACCTATGTGCAGGCGGCCCGCACCTATGGCGCGTCCCGCTGGCATCTGATTAGCTGGCATATCTTACGTAATTCTTTGCCACCACTGATTGTGCAGGCGTCGCTGGACATCGGCAGTGCGATCCTGATGGCCGCCACGCTCGGGTTTATCGGTCTGGGGGCGCAACAGCCCAGCGCGGAATGGGGAGCAATGGTGGCGATTGGTCGCAACTATGTGCTTGACCAGTGGTGGTACTGCGCGTTTCCTGGCGCCGCCATTCTGATTACCGCTGTCGGTTTCAATCTCTTCGGTGACGGTATTCGTGACCTGCTGGACCCAAAAGCCGGAGGAAAACAGTCATGA